From one Suricata suricatta isolate VVHF042 chromosome 8, meerkat_22Aug2017_6uvM2_HiC, whole genome shotgun sequence genomic stretch:
- the RMI2 gene encoding recQ-mediated genome instability protein 2: MAAAAAAGAADSFAGGGPAAVRLPRSPPLKXXXXXXXXXXXXXXXXXXXXXXXXXXXXXXXXXXWMQGTVVAADGGEARLRDPSGAFTVRGLERVPRGRPCLVPGKYVMVMGVVQACGPEPCLQAVKMTDLSDNPVHESMWELEVEDLHRNVP; the protein is encoded by the exons AtggcggcggcggctgctgcAGGGGCGGCCGACTCTTTCGCCGGCGGCGGCCCAGCGGCCGTGCGGCTGCCGCGGTCGCCGCCGCTCAAGGNNNNNNNNNNNNNNNNNNNNNNNNNNNNNNNNNNNNNNNNNNNNNNNNNNNNNNNNNNNNNNNNNNNNNNNNNNNNNNNNNNNNNNNNNNNNNNNNNNNNGTGGATGCAGGGCACGGTGGTGGCGGCGGACGGCGGCGAGGCGCGGCTGCGGGACCCCAGCGGGGCCTTCACGGTGCGCGGTCTGGAACGGGTGCCGCGGGGGCGGCCCTGCCTAGTCCCAG GAAAGTATGTGATGGTCATGGGAGTGGTTCAGGCATGCGGCCCGGAGCCCTGCCTTCAGGCTGTGAAGATGACAGATCTTTCCGACAACCCCGTCCACGAAAGCATGTGGGAACTAGAGGTTGAAGATTTACACAGGAATGTTCCTTAG